A single window of Metallosphaera hakonensis JCM 8857 = DSM 7519 DNA harbors:
- a CDS encoding IS1 family transposase has translation MNLVALAQLILLVLRNLNLKPRKHRPEEIAFALAAYVMGVQVTKLKIPPSTLYYYIKKLGIKRRKDARPRCPSCNSDRVVRNGSSRGKSKYRCKVCGRTFYGTASHRMSREQRERILKEYTNRMSLRGISKVEGRPLTTVYSLVKRAGLKAYVNLLILQAQLKAFRAKFAVLDESWTYVHVRRGPRRQNLWIWNALVDGVPFFVTGDRDYNTFRFLWSSLPKCEVHYTDAYSIYQVLDHHVVGKKYTHTAESYNSFCRSHLARLARDTKAVNRSRGMTDYSLALLNVMNPHVFSDEETPLNLAYLRGVQHIREHLI, from the coding sequence ATGAACCTCGTAGCCCTCGCACAACTTATACTTCTCGTTCTAAGAAATTTAAACCTTAAGCCCCGAAAGCACAGACCGGAGGAAATCGCCTTCGCCCTCGCGGCTTACGTGATGGGAGTGCAGGTCACCAAGCTCAAGATACCTCCCTCCACTTTGTATTATTACATCAAGAAACTCGGGATCAAGAGGAGGAAGGACGCGAGGCCGAGATGTCCGTCCTGCAACTCGGACCGCGTGGTCAGGAACGGTTCGTCAAGAGGGAAGAGCAAGTACAGGTGTAAGGTCTGCGGGAGGACCTTTTACGGAACTGCGAGTCACAGGATGAGCAGGGAGCAGAGGGAGAGAATCTTGAAGGAGTACACCAACAGGATGAGCTTGAGGGGAATATCCAAGGTTGAGGGAAGGCCCTTGACCACGGTTTACAGCTTAGTGAAGAGGGCCGGCTTGAAGGCCTACGTTAACCTGTTGATCCTGCAAGCCCAATTGAAGGCCTTTAGGGCGAAGTTCGCGGTCCTAGACGAGAGCTGGACTTACGTACACGTGAGACGCGGTCCTAGACGACAGAACCTCTGGATCTGGAACGCCCTGGTCGACGGAGTTCCCTTCTTCGTCACCGGCGACAGGGACTACAACACCTTCCGCTTCCTCTGGAGTTCTCTTCCCAAGTGCGAGGTCCACTACACCGACGCCTACTCAATCTATCAAGTCCTAGATCACCACGTCGTGGGCAAGAAGTACACCCACACCGCGGAGAGTTACAACTCGTTCTGTAGGTCGCACTTAGCTCGGCTAGCCAGGGACACGAAGGCCGTCAACAGGAGCAGAGGGATGACGGACTACAGCCTGGCCCTGTTGAACGTCATGAACCCGCATGTTTTCTCGGACGAGGAGACTCCCTTGAACCTGGCCTATTTGAGGGGAGTACAGCATATTAGAGAACATCTGATATAA
- a CDS encoding sulfocyanin produces MNKIGVGIIVLIFVGTAFMIGFLAYNFSVVNFPVPVVHNAKLLGKLTVTASNATTITSTSTSTNTSLPSGAEPLPYNSANKTVFLYVVASSSGQPFNFNGTSNGQLHFYIPAGWTVIVHFTNQEGLEHNFLIIQNTTATPGDDVGQDGTILLAAGTTTSNYLNQGISSGQTASASTTLPAGIYWFACGISGHAAAGMWGVIVSSSSVTTPYYLIS; encoded by the coding sequence ATGAACAAAATAGGGGTAGGAATTATCGTTTTAATTTTTGTGGGAACCGCATTTATGATAGGTTTCTTAGCGTATAATTTTTCAGTAGTTAACTTTCCAGTTCCAGTAGTCCATAATGCGAAGCTGTTAGGTAAGTTAACTGTTACGGCCTCGAATGCAACCACAATTACTTCCACATCTACTTCAACTAATACGTCTCTTCCCTCAGGAGCTGAACCTCTCCCCTATAACTCAGCCAACAAGACGGTCTTCCTCTACGTTGTGGCTTCGAGCTCTGGTCAACCTTTCAATTTCAACGGGACTAGCAATGGTCAGCTTCACTTCTACATTCCAGCCGGATGGACCGTGATAGTTCACTTCACTAACCAGGAGGGATTGGAACATAACTTCTTGATCATACAGAACACAACTGCGACGCCAGGCGACGACGTGGGACAAGATGGCACGATACTTCTAGCTGCCGGAACTACAACGTCCAATTACCTGAATCAGGGGATCTCCAGCGGCCAAACAGCGTCAGCTTCAACCACACTGCCAGCAGGTATATATTGGTTCGCCTGTGGTATCAGTGGCCACGCAGCCGCAGGTATGTGGGGCGTCATAGTGTCTTCCTCATCAGTGACTACCCCATACTACCTGATAAGCTAA
- a CDS encoding DUF1404 domain-containing protein, with translation MLSYKGVQTKEYKILVIPIVILVVFMNPLVEEIQSINPVVFMLDHYAMFFAGAVIGYRMFKGSLISLIVGAIIAALWHFPIPFDLAGSYVTVRVLCELTLILGGILAGSYIPNMNLTIKITSLALYMLGDTVLSILFIIGDPAYSNEVFHSLNWGPSSLPLVGIVMFVVMNLVLVYTIARMMKNMAIF, from the coding sequence ATGTTGTCCTATAAGGGCGTACAAACAAAGGAGTATAAGATTTTAGTCATCCCCATTGTGATTCTTGTAGTATTCATGAATCCTTTAGTAGAAGAAATCCAATCAATCAATCCTGTGGTGTTCATGCTCGATCATTACGCCATGTTTTTCGCCGGAGCTGTAATCGGTTATAGGATGTTTAAGGGATCCTTAATCTCCCTAATTGTTGGAGCCATAATAGCCGCTTTATGGCACTTTCCAATTCCTTTCGACCTAGCCGGAAGCTATGTAACTGTGAGAGTCCTATGCGAATTAACCCTTATTTTGGGGGGAATACTAGCTGGGTCCTACATACCCAACATGAACTTAACCATCAAGATAACTTCTCTAGCTCTCTATATGCTCGGGGACACCGTTCTCAGTATTCTGTTCATCATTGGCGATCCGGCGTACAGTAACGAGGTATTTCATTCTCTAAATTGGGGCCCGTCGAGCCTGCCCTTGGTGGGCATTGTGATGTTTGTGGTGATGAATTTAGTCCTTGTATATACTATTGCGAGAATGATGAAAAACATGGCCATATTTTAA
- a CDS encoding NAD(P)/FAD-dependent oxidoreductase: MPFHKYLIIGSGIAGFHAFDELMSKDMNTDVVMVTNDKFIPYDRPPLSKEYLRGEIDRKSLFFRRAEEYRGNLVTNVSVEKITGNKAILSDGSEIEFEKALIATGGRPRRLGVPGENDRRVRYLRSLEDADAIKELARSSKKALIVGAGFIGVEVAASLTRLGIDVEVVEVKPYIWSTFVDEDMSKFFQDYFERKGVKFTLNESVKDFRGGDKIKIELTKKEIEADFALIATGIAPNVELAERSGITVNNGIVVDRQLRTNLTNVYAAGDIANIEDPITGKRRRIEHWNNAEYTGRLAARNMMGSSENYSFLSTVWSDIFDLHIESAGETTGYDEYVIRGNRDDLSFSVIYLKEGIVHGYVAVNRPGEELEALNSMIQERKETKPEKLREEDLGKN; this comes from the coding sequence ATGCCTTTCCATAAATATCTTATTATTGGGAGCGGGATTGCCGGTTTCCATGCCTTCGACGAATTAATGAGTAAGGACATGAACACCGATGTCGTGATGGTTACAAATGACAAGTTTATCCCCTATGATAGACCACCTCTCTCCAAGGAATACCTTAGAGGAGAGATTGATAGGAAGTCCCTTTTCTTCAGACGAGCTGAGGAGTACAGAGGTAATCTAGTCACCAACGTTTCTGTGGAGAAGATAACTGGGAATAAGGCAATTCTATCTGATGGAAGTGAAATTGAATTCGAGAAGGCTCTCATTGCCACAGGCGGTAGACCGAGGAGATTAGGCGTTCCTGGAGAGAACGACCGCAGGGTCAGATATCTCAGATCACTGGAAGACGCCGATGCCATCAAGGAATTAGCAAGATCATCAAAGAAGGCATTAATAGTGGGGGCGGGATTCATTGGAGTTGAGGTGGCTGCCAGTTTAACGAGGCTGGGAATTGACGTGGAAGTTGTGGAGGTGAAACCGTACATCTGGAGCACCTTCGTCGATGAGGACATGTCTAAGTTCTTTCAGGACTACTTCGAGAGAAAAGGAGTGAAATTTACGCTCAACGAGTCAGTAAAGGATTTTAGGGGTGGAGATAAGATTAAGATTGAACTAACTAAAAAGGAAATTGAGGCCGACTTTGCATTAATAGCCACTGGAATAGCTCCTAACGTGGAGTTGGCTGAAAGGAGCGGTATAACGGTGAACAATGGTATCGTAGTAGATAGGCAACTGAGGACCAACTTGACCAATGTGTACGCCGCAGGAGATATAGCCAATATCGAGGACCCCATTACTGGGAAGAGGAGAAGGATAGAACATTGGAACAACGCGGAGTACACTGGGAGGTTGGCGGCCCGAAACATGATGGGGAGCTCTGAGAATTACAGTTTTCTATCAACAGTATGGTCTGACATATTTGACCTTCACATAGAGTCTGCAGGAGAAACTACGGGATACGACGAATACGTGATTAGGGGAAACAGAGATGATCTTTCCTTCTCCGTAATATATCTAAAGGAGGGAATTGTACACGGATACGTAGCTGTAAATAGGCCTGGAGAGGAACTCGAAGCCCTTAATTCAATGATTCAAGAGAGGAAGGAAACTAAACCAGAGAAGTTGAGGGAAGAAGATCTAGGTAAGAACTAG
- a CDS encoding sulfocyanin: MAKVDTPMVVAIVIAIILVAVAGYYIAVRSTPINVGNVTETLPPQNVTVTSNVTTPSTTSINTTKTSTTTSTNTSLPSGAEPLPYNSANKTVFLYVVASSSGQPFNFNGTSNGQLHFYIPAGWTVIVHFTNQEGLEHNFLIIQNTTATPGDDVGQDGTILLAAGTTTSNYLNQGISSGQTASASTTLPAGIYWFACGISGHAAAGMWGVIVSSSSVTTPYYLIS, from the coding sequence ATGGCAAAAGTAGATACTCCCATGGTAGTGGCCATAGTGATAGCTATAATTTTAGTTGCAGTAGCTGGGTATTATATAGCAGTGAGATCTACTCCTATCAACGTTGGGAACGTAACTGAAACTTTGCCTCCTCAAAATGTAACCGTAACCAGCAATGTAACCACACCCTCCACGACCTCAATCAACACAACTAAGACTTCCACAACTACTTCAACTAATACGTCTCTTCCCTCAGGAGCTGAACCTCTCCCCTATAACTCAGCCAACAAGACGGTCTTCCTCTACGTTGTGGCTTCGAGCTCTGGTCAACCTTTCAATTTCAACGGGACTAGCAATGGTCAGCTTCACTTCTACATTCCAGCCGGATGGACCGTGATAGTTCACTTCACTAACCAGGAGGGATTGGAACATAACTTCTTGATCATACAGAACACAACTGCGACGCCAGGCGACGACGTGGGACAAGATGGCACGATACTTCTAGCTGCCGGAACTACAACGTCCAATTACCTGAATCAGGGGATCTCCAGCGGCCAAACAGCGTCAGCTTCAACCACACTGCCAGCAGGTATATATTGGTTCGCCTGTGGTATCAGTGGCCACGCAGCCGCAGGTATGTGGGGCGTCATAGTGTCTTCCTCATCAGTGACTACCCCATACTACCTGATAAGCTAA
- the soxA gene encoding proton pump complex quinol oxidase subunit SoxA has translation MSGHRDWEKIWFIVMLVIVAAFVGYSFFGVVSGSTATYRFGLPLQSGVPKPLPNGTVVVYMEGVQWAWVPQNATEIVYTPNGTMMEIPVSGNVITYINGFPYIKVYPNQPVEMVLYSNNVVHAFYIRLPHGPQNVNIVPGINSYSFFFAPSSPGNYTFHCAEYCGIGHSYMYGYLWVM, from the coding sequence TTGTCAGGGCATAGGGATTGGGAAAAAATATGGTTTATTGTAATGCTTGTTATTGTAGCAGCGTTTGTAGGCTACTCTTTTTTTGGAGTTGTATCTGGTAGTACTGCTACCTATAGGTTCGGGCTACCTCTACAAAGCGGGGTACCTAAACCGCTACCCAATGGTACTGTAGTAGTTTATATGGAAGGCGTTCAATGGGCATGGGTTCCACAGAACGCAACAGAGATTGTGTATACTCCTAACGGGACCATGATGGAGATCCCAGTCAGCGGGAACGTAATAACCTACATTAACGGTTTCCCATACATTAAGGTTTACCCCAACCAACCTGTGGAGATGGTATTGTATAGCAACAACGTAGTTCACGCTTTCTATATTAGACTTCCTCACGGTCCTCAAAACGTAAACATAGTCCCAGGAATAAACAGTTACTCCTTCTTCTTCGCACCTTCATCTCCAGGGAACTACACTTTCCATTGCGCCGAATATTGTGGAATTGGGCACTCTTACATGTATGGTTATCTATGGGTGATGTGA
- the soxB gene encoding proton pump complex quinol oxidase subunit SoxB, with product MNAYPKTTLGVSLLYTAGGLVWLAVMGVAALWFRTILLSPHVNQAAGYAIAPLYYFLVTFHGQIAMMMIVEDISLSIFAYSLYKSNMSAQHFKLLTLAFFLINIPMIITFIGGPTTGWYMYPPLSLQLGSWIYFGSFPSSLAGKLVGLAYFMMFLNALGAILASITLFIDGYRTRPKEGKMPVFAAYGMAFGGALIFMTEFALAAAELWYVLYFWASIPVNPLTWVVLFWFWGHPVVYYAPFTVFGGLYYFIPKFAGRSLYSEKWARYNIVLLFTFSMLAWVHHLQTWPLPTILRAFITPTTLILAAGSGLTVLNLGLTIATGKGYQWKNPIGLSALIALIGFILAGLQALILPLNPLNVIVHNTYYVVGHFHLMIWTIIVVGYVSILLDMLSSKMNGATLSSLGAGMVNGGVIMWTIGALLLGYTMSFAGYEGLIRRWVAYPIKFLSYMDWMTMFAMIMGASFVMYGLPVLLTLLGIKTSAFWETSGITGVSASGSVPGIMAEKNDPNPEGQNTGNLSSDLRDINKSN from the coding sequence GTGAATGCATATCCGAAAACTACCTTAGGAGTTTCCCTTCTTTATACCGCAGGAGGTCTGGTTTGGCTAGCCGTAATGGGAGTAGCAGCTCTCTGGTTCAGAACGATTCTATTGAGTCCCCATGTGAACCAGGCTGCGGGCTATGCTATTGCCCCACTATACTATTTCCTGGTCACTTTTCACGGCCAGATAGCAATGATGATGATTGTTGAGGACATTAGCCTCTCGATATTTGCTTATTCCCTCTATAAAAGTAACATGTCCGCTCAACACTTCAAGCTACTAACCTTAGCGTTTTTCCTGATTAACATTCCAATGATTATTACCTTCATTGGAGGCCCAACTACAGGTTGGTACATGTATCCTCCGCTTTCACTTCAACTTGGAAGCTGGATTTACTTTGGATCTTTTCCATCATCGCTGGCTGGAAAGTTGGTGGGTTTAGCCTATTTCATGATGTTCTTGAACGCTCTCGGTGCCATACTGGCCTCCATAACCCTGTTCATAGATGGTTACAGAACTAGGCCGAAAGAAGGTAAGATGCCAGTATTCGCGGCCTATGGAATGGCCTTTGGAGGTGCCTTGATCTTCATGACAGAGTTTGCCCTAGCGGCGGCCGAGCTATGGTATGTCCTATATTTTTGGGCGTCTATTCCTGTAAATCCATTAACGTGGGTGGTTCTTTTCTGGTTCTGGGGCCATCCTGTGGTTTATTATGCTCCGTTCACAGTATTCGGAGGCCTCTACTATTTCATTCCGAAGTTCGCGGGGAGGTCCCTGTATAGCGAGAAATGGGCACGATATAACATCGTCCTCCTTTTCACTTTTAGCATGTTAGCCTGGGTCCATCACCTACAGACTTGGCCATTGCCCACAATACTTAGAGCATTTATTACTCCCACAACGTTGATTCTCGCAGCGGGATCAGGGCTCACAGTCCTTAATTTAGGACTCACAATCGCCACTGGTAAAGGATATCAATGGAAGAACCCCATAGGGTTATCTGCACTAATAGCGTTAATAGGATTTATTCTAGCAGGTCTTCAGGCCCTAATTCTTCCACTGAATCCGCTAAACGTTATAGTCCATAACACCTACTATGTGGTTGGTCATTTCCATCTAATGATATGGACCATTATAGTTGTTGGTTACGTATCGATACTTCTGGACATGCTATCCTCTAAAATGAACGGAGCTACTCTATCTAGCTTAGGTGCTGGAATGGTGAACGGTGGAGTGATTATGTGGACCATAGGAGCGCTTCTTTTGGGATATACCATGAGCTTTGCAGGATATGAGGGTCTCATTAGAAGATGGGTGGCATATCCGATCAAGTTTCTTTCATATATGGACTGGATGACCATGTTTGCCATGATTATGGGAGCAAGCTTTGTGATGTACGGATTGCCAGTTCTCCTTACGCTTTTGGGCATAAAGACCTCTGCCTTCTGGGAAACATCTGGCATCACTGGAGTCTCAGCCTCAGGTTCAGTTCCCGGTATTATGGCTGAGAAAAACGATCCAAATCCAGAGGGGCAAAATACGGGCAATCTGTCCTCGGATTTAAGGGATATTAATAAATCGAATTAA
- a CDS encoding molybdopterin dinucleotide binding domain-containing protein, translating to MSSSMSSSSSSTSSPVPNRRIPLPPPDAEIYHATCRFCNVGCGYDIFVFPVYKEGGPAKGQNAIVYNLNDQVFNRDLTNFQADYTSPVIPLGANYGTPWIGEGMVTRTVKYNTQTGAWEPVYILEVPSSECPVNEGTYSTRGGRNAQRNWSPFSDVASGYAIYQSRIQTPMLRWNNSFQPISWSYAIQVAATVSKYYLDNENFNYPDPVGPAAIQVMAIRSDHGGGQGGGVFSNMAPGLFLHMGLATPFVRFHYQVAFSLTEDALMEATNGNGTDTASMLDISIADTLVLWGINEYSTSTVNFIQHMFDNISGATASRKAQWFDQGEPTPPGNIIVVEARPNETVRAAAAKLGITVEQAQSGITSQSGNNGGGYMLYVQVNPGTDAELINAVAAYIYYTYPDVVNHFISLYQSASANGFSFNSQNYQYYTDYLQSKTLSQWLSEAESITGVPQNIIMQMGDLIAKPKTANGNTYYKRTLIEFEKGIIWSGNYTPIYALADLAIISGALSGRPGCGLSTGFGHQRGAAFPLPPPPPWSSNLSQGRQLWIQMSSYVPQQLQAQGMQVNATNIVNFIKNFYSQYTNTLVPQIYQYNPIIDYLIYSGYGKVLWIFTAVPYKQTMSGAKLGLTIDNRARLLQECVENSAGMGVPSSTTTTPTSSYNTSAVSQTLPSVPTPQDYANAVISCLGSTNGALFVVGHDIILNQNRAFENAAHLLMPATSNHGETYEIRWNGHDRRLRLDDAYHSPLGASMPDIWTYAMIAYVIYQMYQSEGNGNSPQAQRINTAFSYLWQTLSKYMMQNSQPLSIAPSYSENYYDYDWFSIYNDLWTYYVANGPVNFSSSVWPYGYFVPHAFPPGWSQITLEDLKMARTIGVQLPILGKTTNADGSFTLWGLVNYAEPVIHGKFRVEGVTVNPNQSVTVGNTSIPLITRQVQYITLDDVPSMFGYSADTLVKAVINGFNPFPVPYVGIFGYASQLQSKYKYWANNGRWNIIFQSGWTDFQVPEIVQRVPMPIIEISAQDAQAEGINNGDIIQVYNDYGSLDGIAWISNTVTPGQLFIAMAFEVKPGANQVTTPTVDPTTDNQMVKWSWVNIKKIGTLPQEMLEQITLAPVEFNVNSGSSSSS from the coding sequence ATGTCATCTTCAATGAGTAGTAGCTCTAGTTCTACCTCTAGCCCAGTTCCAAATAGGAGGATCCCATTACCTCCTCCCGATGCTGAAATATATCATGCCACATGTAGATTTTGTAATGTGGGATGCGGATATGATATCTTCGTATTCCCAGTATACAAGGAAGGTGGGCCGGCCAAAGGTCAGAACGCCATAGTTTACAATTTAAATGACCAGGTTTTTAACAGAGACCTTACTAATTTCCAAGCCGACTATACTTCACCTGTTATTCCCTTAGGGGCAAACTACGGAACACCGTGGATTGGAGAAGGTATGGTTACTAGGACCGTTAAGTATAACACTCAAACAGGGGCCTGGGAACCCGTCTATATCTTAGAGGTTCCAAGCTCAGAGTGTCCGGTTAACGAGGGAACTTACTCAACTAGGGGTGGTAGGAACGCTCAAAGAAACTGGAGTCCTTTCTCCGACGTAGCTTCAGGGTACGCAATTTATCAATCCAGAATTCAAACGCCTATGCTTAGATGGAACAATAGCTTTCAGCCCATTAGCTGGAGCTATGCTATCCAAGTCGCTGCCACAGTCTCCAAATACTACCTAGATAACGAGAACTTCAACTATCCAGACCCTGTGGGTCCAGCAGCAATTCAGGTCATGGCCATTAGATCTGATCACGGCGGTGGACAAGGTGGGGGCGTTTTCAGTAACATGGCGCCCGGACTCTTCCTACACATGGGGCTAGCTACGCCATTCGTGAGATTCCACTATCAGGTGGCATTTTCGCTAACGGAGGACGCGTTAATGGAGGCCACGAACGGGAACGGAACCGATACTGCAAGCATGCTGGATATCAGCATAGCGGACACGCTGGTATTATGGGGGATCAACGAGTACTCCACCTCTACTGTGAACTTCATTCAACACATGTTTGATAACATATCTGGTGCAACAGCTAGCAGAAAGGCACAATGGTTTGATCAAGGCGAACCTACACCACCTGGGAATATTATAGTGGTTGAAGCCAGACCCAACGAGACCGTGAGGGCAGCTGCAGCTAAGTTGGGAATCACTGTTGAGCAAGCTCAATCTGGAATAACAAGCCAGTCAGGCAACAACGGCGGAGGTTACATGCTTTACGTGCAGGTAAATCCGGGTACTGACGCTGAACTAATTAATGCGGTTGCAGCATATATTTACTACACATATCCGGACGTGGTAAATCACTTCATAAGCCTATACCAATCTGCTAGTGCTAACGGATTTTCCTTCAATAGCCAGAACTATCAATACTATACGGACTACCTCCAGTCCAAGACCCTGAGCCAGTGGCTCTCTGAGGCAGAGTCCATCACAGGCGTGCCCCAGAACATCATAATGCAGATGGGCGACCTCATCGCGAAGCCTAAGACTGCCAATGGAAATACCTATTACAAGAGAACGCTCATAGAATTCGAGAAAGGTATTATATGGTCAGGTAATTACACTCCAATTTATGCTCTAGCCGATTTAGCTATTATCTCAGGCGCTCTCTCCGGTAGACCTGGATGTGGGCTAAGCACAGGATTCGGTCATCAGAGGGGAGCTGCCTTCCCGTTGCCTCCACCACCTCCCTGGTCATCCAATCTGAGTCAGGGAAGACAATTGTGGATACAGATGAGCTCCTATGTTCCTCAACAACTTCAAGCCCAAGGTATGCAAGTCAATGCCACTAACATTGTTAACTTCATTAAGAACTTCTATAGCCAATACACTAATACTTTAGTTCCACAGATCTATCAATATAATCCCATTATCGACTACTTGATATACAGCGGATATGGTAAAGTCCTCTGGATATTCACTGCAGTTCCGTACAAGCAGACCATGAGTGGAGCCAAGCTTGGATTAACTATAGATAACAGGGCTAGACTACTTCAGGAATGTGTTGAGAACAGCGCTGGCATGGGCGTACCATCTTCAACAACTACCACACCCACCTCCTCCTATAATACGTCAGCAGTAAGTCAAACCTTGCCCAGCGTTCCAACTCCTCAGGACTACGCAAATGCTGTCATAAGCTGTTTAGGTTCCACTAACGGTGCCCTCTTCGTAGTAGGGCACGACATCATTCTTAATCAAAACAGGGCCTTCGAGAATGCAGCCCATCTTCTAATGCCAGCCACCTCCAATCACGGCGAAACCTATGAGATCAGGTGGAACGGTCACGATAGAAGGCTGAGGCTTGATGACGCCTATCACTCTCCCTTGGGTGCATCAATGCCAGATATCTGGACTTACGCCATGATAGCCTATGTTATATATCAGATGTATCAATCTGAAGGAAACGGAAACTCACCACAAGCCCAAAGGATTAACACCGCCTTCAGCTACTTGTGGCAAACACTCTCTAAATATATGATGCAGAACTCACAGCCCCTATCCATTGCCCCATCTTACTCCGAGAACTATTACGATTACGATTGGTTCAGTATCTACAACGATCTTTGGACCTACTATGTTGCCAACGGTCCCGTGAATTTCTCGTCGTCTGTGTGGCCATATGGGTACTTCGTTCCCCACGCCTTCCCGCCTGGATGGTCCCAAATAACGTTGGAAGACCTTAAAATGGCTAGGACGATTGGCGTACAACTTCCAATCTTGGGTAAGACTACTAACGCAGACGGTAGCTTCACGTTGTGGGGACTCGTGAATTATGCCGAACCAGTTATCCATGGAAAGTTCAGAGTGGAGGGAGTCACGGTAAATCCAAACCAATCCGTAACTGTAGGGAACACAAGCATACCGCTAATAACCAGGCAAGTACAGTACATTACCCTGGATGACGTACCGTCAATGTTCGGATACTCCGCCGATACCCTTGTTAAGGCAGTGATAAACGGATTCAATCCCTTCCCTGTTCCGTATGTTGGGATCTTTGGTTACGCATCGCAACTTCAAAGTAAGTATAAGTATTGGGCAAACAACGGGAGATGGAATATAATATTCCAGTCAGGGTGGACAGATTTCCAGGTGCCCGAAATAGTGCAGAGAGTCCCCATGCCCATAATAGAGATAAGCGCCCAGGACGCCCAGGCTGAAGGTATAAATAACGGCGACATAATCCAGGTGTATAACGATTACGGTTCTCTAGACGGCATAGCCTGGATATCCAACACTGTAACGCCTGGTCAACTGTTCATCGCGATGGCATTTGAGGTGAAGCCAGGAGCTAACCAAGTTACAACTCCTACAGTTGATCCCACCACGGACAACCAGATGGTTAAGTGGTCATGGGTCAACATAAAGAAGATAGGGACTCTTCCACAGGAAATGTTGGAGCAGATAACCTTAGCACCTGTAGAATTCAACGTAAATTCAGGTTCCTCGAGTTCTTCTTAG
- a CDS encoding arsenate reductase (azurin) small subunit encodes MSKDKDKGSVDPNRRAVVIGGAAAVAGVAAGIVIGGNAFPKLLKETVIEKQPEVVTKTVTQTQTVQVPVQQTYQKQMIANYNSLSVGSPVTTTYMGYPITVVRTGVKSVGGVGPNGDVVAFSNVCVHMGGPVQYDPKTNCGVCPYHYSQYDFTRGGTQVMGHPNQFLPQVILEYDSSTGNIYALGFNRLLYGVYDNIAQSSSSSSSS; translated from the coding sequence ATGAGCAAGGACAAAGACAAGGGTTCGGTGGATCCAAACAGAAGAGCGGTGGTTATAGGTGGTGCGGCCGCTGTTGCAGGAGTAGCGGCAGGTATAGTCATAGGAGGGAACGCGTTTCCGAAACTCCTTAAAGAAACCGTAATTGAGAAGCAACCGGAAGTTGTCACAAAGACGGTTACTCAAACTCAAACAGTTCAGGTACCAGTGCAACAGACTTATCAAAAACAAATGATCGCTAACTATAACTCGCTTTCCGTGGGTTCTCCAGTAACTACTACTTATATGGGTTATCCCATAACTGTAGTTAGGACTGGTGTTAAATCAGTTGGTGGGGTTGGACCTAATGGAGATGTAGTTGCATTCAGCAACGTGTGCGTTCATATGGGAGGTCCAGTTCAGTATGATCCCAAAACCAACTGTGGAGTATGCCCATATCACTACTCCCAATACGATTTCACTAGAGGAGGGACTCAAGTCATGGGGCATCCTAATCAGTTTCTTCCGCAAGTGATCCTAGAATACGACAGTTCCACTGGCAATATATACGCTCTAGGTTTTAACAGGTTGCTATATGGAGTATATGACAATATAGCGCAAAGTTCTTCGTCGTCATCATCCTCTTGA
- a CDS encoding ankyrin repeat domain-containing protein has translation MQNICNSLFVWISEGNLDMIKSLDKINLLRCTKRGRNLLHEASFQGEIEIVIFLLDSGFDPNERDGEGNTPIHLAFCNNNLEIVKILIERGADPNVPDKDGFTILHKAEYLGLSSLKEFLIRHGARTDLKDSLGRRAYEYRRDPGLNN, from the coding sequence ATGCAAAACATTTGCAATAGCCTGTTTGTGTGGATATCTGAAGGAAACTTAGATATGATCAAAAGCCTGGATAAGATCAATTTGCTAAGATGTACTAAGAGAGGAAGAAATTTACTTCACGAGGCATCCTTCCAAGGCGAAATAGAAATAGTGATTTTTCTGCTGGATTCCGGATTTGATCCCAATGAGAGAGATGGTGAGGGGAATACGCCAATACATTTGGCCTTCTGCAACAATAATCTTGAGATAGTAAAGATCCTCATAGAGAGAGGGGCGGATCCAAATGTTCCTGATAAAGATGGCTTCACAATACTGCATAAGGCGGAATATCTGGGTCTCAGTTCCCTGAAGGAATTCCTCATTAGACACGGAGCAAGAACTGACCTAAAAGATTCTTTAGGAAGGAGAGCTTATGAATACAGAAGGGACCCAGGACTTAATAATTGA